AGCCTATAATTGAAAATGGTGAAATTGTTACCAAACCGGAATATTTAATCTTACCTTCATCGATCGGTGTTTTGTTAGCCTCGCTATTGTATTTCTTTTTTAACAAAGAAACACGCTGCCATTTTTTCAGGTGGTTTCATCGAAATTTTACTATGAACATTGGAAAAGCGACTCCTAATAAATCAAGAAATTTTGCCACAATTACCGCCATGGAAACCATATATGTTACCTGGTTTTTTTATATTGTATTATTGTTGATTTATGATAATTCGATTTTTGGTGATAGGCATTGGGTAACGTTTTCTGTTTTTTATGGCTCGATAATTTGGTCAATGTACCTGATAATTCGATTATTAAAATTTCAAAAGATTGCCCCGGCAATACGCTATGCCATACCAACAGTTATAATATTTTGGAATGCTATCGAAATTTTAGGTCGTTGGAATTTCTTCAAAGAAATTTGGATTCATCCAGGAGAATATGCACTTGAAATGGGGCTCATATTTTCAGCATTTATAGTAGTAACAATCCTTACGGTTATGACACCTGAAGGTAGAAAACCAATTAAGGTATAAAAAGGAATTGCAGATAATAAACTCTTATTATTAAATTTCGACCGGTGAGTCGAAATTAAAAATAGAGAGTTTATATGGTAACAAAGCGACAAGAAAAAGAACGGGAATTTCGAAAAAAACAAATATTAGACGGCGCCTTAACTGTCTTCCACGAAAATGGACTTAATGGAACAACTATGGATGAAATTGCCCGTGTTTCGGATTTTGGAAAAGCGACACTATATTATTATTTCCGTTCAAAAGAAGAAGTATTCTCCAGCATCCTAGATAGAGGGTGGACAGCATTATGGAAAAGCTTGGAAGACGATTTTCTTTCTGACAAAAATCCTCGGGAATCTTTTATCAAAATTCTTACCATACTTGCACAGAAAACACAAAATAATAGAAATGAATACGAATTTTTATTCAATGCACCAAAAACAATCATGAGCCTTGAGGAAAAAAAACCAATATGGAAATCTTACCAGCAAAGGCTTTATACTTCGCTAAAAGAGTTACTAGAAAAGGGAATAGCGTTAGGTCAATTTCCGCAATTGGATTCCGACCTCATGTTTAAAGCTATTGGTGGTCTATTTGTAGGACTCATTTTTATGGGTGAACAAAATAAAAATATCACCAGTGATGATATTGAAACATTATTGAACCAATTAATTGCAGACCCAAATCAATCATGATTTTTCGACGCTTTATTTTATTAACACTTATTATAATATCTTCTATTTATGCTGCAAAAATTTCTGGAACAATTATAGATAAAGGGACAAATAAAGTAATCCCAAATGTGAATATTTCTGTTCTCGGCACTTCCTTAGGTGCGGTTTCTGATCCATATGGGAAGTTTCATCTAAATCTTGATAATAAATTATATGCGCTTGAATTTTCTATGATTGGCTTCAAGCCTATCATTAAAGAATTCGATTTAAAAATTGATATTTCTGATATCCTTATTGATATGGAATCAACCATTCTTGAATTCGATGAAATAAATGTACAGGGTGTTTTTTCTACACGGCTTGGGTACGAATCGGTTGATATCATTTCTAAAAATGAAATTATTGAATCTCAAAAAAATTCCATTTCAGATATTTTACGGACTTTGCCAGGCGTGGATGTTCAATTCGCTCATTCTAATGGTCGAAACGTAAATGTATCTATCCGGGGGTCGTCCGATTACAAGCCAGGAGGTTATAATAACCGCGTACTAGTACTGCTTGACGGATTTCCCATCCAAATCCCCAATAGTGGGGCACCTGACTGGAATTCGCTTCCATTAGAGAGCGTTCGGCGTATAGAAATTGACAATAGTCCGGCTTCAGCGCAATACGGGCATAATTCTATGGGCGGTGTTATCAATTTGATTACCGATCATAAATCATTAAATAATATCTTAAGATTTTCTGGTGGAGCTTTTAATACGGGACAAATCGGTTTAACTCATGGTAATCAAAAAGGAAACTGGAACTATGGATTTAATATCATGGCGCGTTCATCTGAAGGCCATCGTTTTAACGCTGATGATAAAATTACCAGAGTCAGAACTTTTGCACGATACGGAAATCAAAAAGGTCGATCTTACAGGTTAAGTCATATTTATTCTTATTCCGATGTAGGGCACCCAGGTTTTTCAAGCATACCTTCCTATCGTAAATCAAAACGTATATCTCAATATGTTCAGGGTCATGGGTTTTATCCCATTAAGAACGGTGTGTCCATGTCACACTCCGTATATATTAACAAATTTGACACCCATTATTATGATCGTGATGATGCTACAGAAAAAGAAGGTAACAGGGAATATGATGATTTGAGCATCGGACTGAGGTCAGAAATGTTGATCACCAAATGGGCACGATGGATCTTCATGACCGGTACCGATGTGGATTGGAGTAGATCGAAAGTATCAGTATTTAACCCAATTTATGATTCACCTATTCAATTATCTTTAGGAGGATTTATTCAAACAAAATACTCGATCGGTAATGGTTGGAGTTTAGGCTCAGGGCTTCGGTATGATTATCGCAGGTCTGATCCGGGTGGCAATTATCAAAAAAGAATTTATAAACACTGGTCACCCAAAATAAATCTAATGTACACGATGAAGGAAAAACGTGCATTTACAATAGCGTATAGCGAAGGGTTCCGGGCACCATCTTTATCAGAATTGTATTTGAATCATACCAGTTCATATGGTCTTACACTGCAGGGGAATCCATCCGTTTTGCCCGAGAAGGTGCAGGCTTTTGAGGTTATGTATGAGCACCCACACAGCAAATCTTGGTATTGGAGTGTTTCAGTGTTTCGCAATCGGTATGAGAATATGATTGATTTTGTGTACAATGTACCAGTGAGAGCAGTTAATAGGAAAGGCGTTACCGGGTTCGGAGGAGAATATCAATTTAAATGGTCTTTATTTGGTGCTTTGGATATCAATGGAAATTACTCGTATTTGAATATGTCGGATCGAAGTGGTGATCCTATTTTATATCGCTCGGAACATCGTGGGCAGATACATATTAGTTACTCTTTTAAAAAACTTAAATTTCGGTTA
This region of Candidatus Neomarinimicrobiota bacterium genomic DNA includes:
- a CDS encoding TonB-dependent receptor codes for the protein MIFRRFILLTLIIISSIYAAKISGTIIDKGTNKVIPNVNISVLGTSLGAVSDPYGKFHLNLDNKLYALEFSMIGFKPIIKEFDLKIDISDILIDMESTILEFDEINVQGVFSTRLGYESVDIISKNEIIESQKNSISDILRTLPGVDVQFAHSNGRNVNVSIRGSSDYKPGGYNNRVLVLLDGFPIQIPNSGAPDWNSLPLESVRRIEIDNSPASAQYGHNSMGGVINLITDHKSLNNILRFSGGAFNTGQIGLTHGNQKGNWNYGFNIMARSSEGHRFNADDKITRVRTFARYGNQKGRSYRLSHIYSYSDVGHPGFSSIPSYRKSKRISQYVQGHGFYPIKNGVSMSHSVYINKFDTHYYDRDDATEKEGNREYDDLSIGLRSEMLITKWARWIFMTGTDVDWSRSKVSVFNPIYDSPIQLSLGGFIQTKYSIGNGWSLGSGLRYDYRRSDPGGNYQKRIYKHWSPKINLMYTMKEKRAFTIAYSEGFRAPSLSELYLNHTSSYGLTLQGNPSVLPEKVQAFEVMYEHPHSKSWYWSVSVFRNRYENMIDFVYNVPVRAVNRKGVTGFGGEYQFKWSLFGALDINGNYSYLNMSDRSGDPILYRSEHRGQIHISYSFKKLKFRLGSKAWSKQLYEDFLSHDYESVDGKIVFPIRELPATIIPEIIFSGAVGSFQGSIRISNLSDTKYELIQDFPMPGRTWYFTLTKKIKEQ
- a CDS encoding TetR/AcrR family transcriptional regulator, which encodes MVTKRQEKEREFRKKQILDGALTVFHENGLNGTTMDEIARVSDFGKATLYYYFRSKEEVFSSILDRGWTALWKSLEDDFLSDKNPRESFIKILTILAQKTQNNRNEYEFLFNAPKTIMSLEEKKPIWKSYQQRLYTSLKELLEKGIALGQFPQLDSDLMFKAIGGLFVGLIFMGEQNKNITSDDIETLLNQLIADPNQS